Proteins found in one Triticum aestivum cultivar Chinese Spring chromosome 4D, IWGSC CS RefSeq v2.1, whole genome shotgun sequence genomic segment:
- the LOC123099901 gene encoding L10-interacting MYB domain-containing protein-like codes for MTEKAVWDDAHLKKLIEILREEVEKGNRPLGYLNKRGWENVLEKWEARTGKKYPKDKFKNKWDAIKNEYTWFMELKNEATGLGWDDAKRTVDCSKEWWDEHIKRCQESTGKKCNHMKFKKQGPKHLEDLHIIFDKVHVTGASASCAGDISSDESSDDNAVPFEKPDGRAEMKLASSKKPKPSKKRKQPSNANEEKEEKSPFLRLYKQTCEKIESGVEKITSSVEASSAPLTNHVPTISEVMKMVKECGVKEKTALMHTTLTLIVKPEFREIFNVLETKEGRFDFLEREHEKEMLKHV; via the exons ATGACTGAGAAGGCGGTGTGGGATGATGCCCATCTCAAGAAACTCATTGAAATATTGAGAGAAGAGGTTGAAAAGGGGAATAGGCCATTAGGTTATTTAAACAAGAGGGGTTGGGAAAACGTTTTGGAGAAATGGGAAGCTAGAACGGGAAAGAAGTATCCCAAGGATAAATTCAAAAACAAGTGGGATGCCATAAAAAATGAGTACACTTGGTTCATGGAGTTGAAAAATGAAGCAACTGGGCTTGGATGGGATGATGCGAAGAGAACCGTTGATTGCTCTAAAGAATGGTGGGATGAACATATCAAG AGATGCCAAGAGAGTACAGGAAAGAAATGCAATCATATGAAGTTCAAAAAACAGGGACCAAAGCaccttgaagatttgcacatcaTATTTGACAAAGTACATGTTACTGGGGCTAGTGCTTCTTGTGCTGGAGATATATCTTCTGATGAATCAAGTGATGATAATGCGGTTCCTTTCGAGAAGCCCGATGGTCGTGCTGAAATGAAGTTGGCATCTTCGAAGaaaccaaaaccaagcaagaagcgCAAGCAACCTTCTAACGCaaatgaggagaaggaagagaagaGTCCATTCTTACGATTGTACAAGCAGACATGCGAGAAAATAGAAAGTGGAGTGGAGAAGATAACTTCAAGTGTTGAAGCATCATCCGCTCCTCTCACAAACCATGTTCCCACCATTTCAGAAGTAATGAAGATGGTCAAAGAATGTGGTGTGAAGGAAAAAACTGCTCTCATGCACACAACCCTCACTCTTATAGTGAAGCCCGAGTTTAGGGAAATCTTCAATGTTCTTGAAACAAAAGAAGGGAGGTTTGATTTTTTGGAGAGGGAGCATGAGAAGGAGATGTTGAAGCACGTGTAG